The sequence below is a genomic window from Lolium perenne isolate Kyuss_39 chromosome 7, Kyuss_2.0, whole genome shotgun sequence.
GATCATCTACGTCCCCAGTCTTCGTTTCGTGATGAGATCTACATAAAAATGCAGATCAACAATGTGATTTCCTGTTGGCATTAAATTCTAATTTTCCTTAACTGCAAATCCTCAAAGTCATGTTCAAGTTTAAACTTAGTTCAGACGAATTTGGTCAAATCAAATTTGTTTTAACAACTAGCTTCATTTCGTTGTCCGCGGAAAACAAATTTTGTAACATTTTTATTTCGATGCTGGTAGATGAACTTATCTCAAGTGTGGTGGTTTAAGGTATGTTCACCATGTGAAAAATAGGTGAGAGTAACCCTTAGTATGTGCTCCGTCCATTTCGAAATACTCGAATTATAGACCTAAAATTTGTTCTGAATAATTCTATTTTTGCTttgcaatcaacaacaacacagaaAACAAAGAAGTCTTACTTTTTCTATTGTATGACACAACTTTTAATGTAGGTTAGATTGGTTGAATTAGTACTAACAATGTAGTACTAATTTGAGAGTGGACTTTGTAcacacgcatgggtgtgggtgtgtTATAGACCATCGATTTATTTCTCGAGATTCCTGCTTGCCTTGGTAGATGGAAATATTCTTTTACCCTTTTTTATCCGGTAAAACAGACGGTCACAGAAATATCCATATCCATGCGTGTAAGTACAAAAGCATTTCCTATATTTTATTTGATATTTTCTATGATGTAGACTAAAACAGAACAGAGGAAGTACAACCAAATAGCCGAGTCTAATATCTAAAAGGCACATTAATATGCTTTGAAACATTACACTAGATATGCAGAAAAAATATACTACCTTTATCCATAAAATATGTCACAcatttatctaaatttaaattTATCTATGCACTCTTTGGTGTTCAGATACATTTGAATTCAGATAAATCTCCAACATTATTTTATAGACGAAAGAAGTATATAGAAGAAAATGCAAAGGAAAGCTGCGCACACCTGGTTCCACGGAGCCATGATCTACTGGACTATGATCCAAGATGCAGAGAAAGGAACCACCTAACCCGCCCAGCCGTCCAGGCCCAGTTCGAGATAGTGGTTATTCTGTTGTTTCTTTGGGCTTTGAAAAATACGTAATCATAAAATGATCCAACATCCAGCTAGGCCCGGCCCAGCAGGCCCACCAGCTGGCGCCGCCCAGGGTATATAGGGACACAGCTCACCGTCCCTATATACGTTGTCCGCGGAAACACCACCTACCACTTCCTCCATCCGCCTCCACACCGATCTAGGGTTTCTCCGGCGGCGGCGCAAGATGTCGGAGAGGAAGACGGGATCCGTCAAGTGGTTCAACTCCACCAAGGGCTTCGGCTTCATCACCCAGGAGGACGGCGGCGAGGACCTCTTCGTGCACCAGTCCGTCATCAAGGCCGACGGCTACCGCAGCCTCAACGACGGCGAGGCCGTCGAGTACGTGGTCGTGCACGGCGACGACGGGCGCACCAAGGCAGACGAGGTCACCGCGCCAGGAGGGGCCAACCTCCCCGGCGGCCCTCGCCCCAGCGACGGAGGTGACCGCGGGGGTCGCGGCGGAGGTGGCTACGGtggcggcggctacggcggcggcgaccgctacggaggaggtggcggcggctacggaggcggcggcggctacgggggtggcggcggcggctacggaggcggtggcggcggccgtgGGTGCTACAAGTGCGGCGAGGAGGGCCACATCTCCAGGGACTGCCcccagggcggcggcggcggcggctacggaggcggtggtggcggctatggaggtggtggcggcggctacggcggcggcggtggtggccgtGGGTGCTACAAGTGCGGCGAGGAGGGCCACATCTCCAGGGACTGTCctcagggcggcggcggcgggggcggctacggcggtggtggcggcggcggcagtgGCCGTGGGTGCTACAACTGCGGCGAGGAGGGCCACATCTCCCGCGAGTGCCCCAAGAAGTCGTACTAGGCGCTGCAACAAGTCAGATCTGACTCCGGTGGTTCCTTTGCCTCCTTTACTCTGCAGCAAGTAATACCTTAATCTATATTCGCTAGTAGTCGCGTTTCCTGTGTTGCTCGTATGAAGAAGACTGATGATCCGTGTGATGGGATCTTTGCTGTTGGATGATGGTTCCAGAAGAACTGCTGCTCTTGTGTTCGTTTCAAGT
It includes:
- the LOC127317030 gene encoding cold shock domain-containing protein 4, producing MSERKTGSVKWFNSTKGFGFITQEDGGEDLFVHQSVIKADGYRSLNDGEAVEYVVVHGDDGRTKADEVTAPGGANLPGGPRPSDGGDRGGRGGGGYGGGGYGGGDRYGGGGGGYGGGGGYGGGGGGYGGGGGGRGCYKCGEEGHISRDCPQGGGGGGYGGGGGGYGGGGGGYGGGGGGRGCYKCGEEGHISRDCPQGGGGGGGYGGGGGGGSGRGCYNCGEEGHISRECPKKSY